From one Bradyrhizobium sp. Ash2021 genomic stretch:
- a CDS encoding sensor histidine kinase, which yields MFKIDHDEDASGLESDPTSPQELLVAENVSLRLLLTQAKLSAETLLAQAGIDAKEREASDKLQKLILEELHHRIKNTLATVSAIASQSLRNAPSTQHAQAAIEGRLLALGRAHDLLLQARWTGADLRTIVRGATEPFDNPDTPRFSIDGPDVQIASGAVIAIAMTLNELCTNTTKFGALSVPAGHVDISWAKDATASRLHFVWKEQDGPVVEAPTRQSFGTRLIETLGRQLKGDVKLTYESSGFVYSLNVPLDSLAL from the coding sequence ATGTTCAAAATCGACCATGATGAGGACGCCTCCGGCCTGGAGTCCGATCCGACGTCTCCCCAAGAGCTTTTGGTGGCAGAGAACGTCAGCCTCCGGTTGCTGCTGACGCAGGCGAAGCTCAGCGCCGAGACCCTGCTGGCCCAGGCCGGCATCGACGCCAAGGAACGCGAGGCGTCGGACAAGCTGCAAAAGCTGATCCTGGAAGAGCTTCACCATCGCATCAAGAACACGCTCGCAACGGTGAGCGCCATTGCATCGCAAAGCCTGCGCAATGCGCCGAGCACGCAGCATGCGCAAGCCGCGATCGAAGGCCGTCTGCTAGCGCTCGGCCGCGCCCACGATCTTCTGTTGCAGGCGCGCTGGACCGGCGCGGACTTGCGAACGATCGTTCGGGGCGCGACCGAACCTTTCGATAATCCGGATACGCCCAGATTTTCGATCGATGGGCCCGACGTCCAGATCGCTTCAGGCGCCGTCATTGCGATCGCAATGACCCTCAACGAGCTCTGCACCAACACCACGAAATTCGGCGCCCTGTCGGTGCCCGCAGGACATGTCGACATTAGCTGGGCAAAGGACGCCACGGCGTCGCGGCTGCACTTCGTCTGGAAGGAACAGGATGGTCCGGTGGTCGAGGCCCCGACCAGGCAGAGTTTTGGTACGCGTCTGATCGAGACGCTCGGCAGGCAACTGAAGGGCGACGTCAAGTTGACCTACGAATCGAGCGGATTTGTTTACTCACTCAATGTTCCTCTGGACTCTCTCGCATTGTGA
- a CDS encoding response regulator, with amino-acid sequence MMALDHSRIPPIVLVVEDEMLLRMRVVGMVEDAGYISVEAVDADEAFAILQSRSDIALLFTDIQMPGSMNGLELAHAVHMRWPPIKIILASGQLHLSRSDIPPDSRFFGKPLKSGEMIAEMQDMLGHA; translated from the coding sequence ATGATGGCTCTCGATCATTCCCGCATCCCGCCAATTGTGCTCGTCGTTGAAGACGAGATGCTGCTGCGTATGCGGGTGGTCGGTATGGTGGAAGACGCCGGCTACATTTCGGTCGAGGCCGTGGATGCGGACGAGGCCTTTGCCATCCTGCAGTCCAGGTCCGATATCGCGCTGCTGTTCACCGATATCCAGATGCCGGGCAGCATGAACGGGCTCGAGTTGGCGCACGCCGTCCACATGCGCTGGCCGCCGATCAAGATCATCCTGGCGTCCGGGCAGTTGCACCTATCTCGGAGCGATATCCCGCCTGACAGCCGCTTTTTCGGAAAACCGCTCAAGTCCGGCGAAATGATCGCCGAGATGCAGGATATGCTGGGCCATGCCTGA
- a CDS encoding DUF1488 family protein, translating into MTLARGSIRGYEYDRMVLSFSMMDGAREVSCAVSASAMDDLEHVSRTAPEQREAQFLRLRDQIEQRASRKFVAREFEGNPAGIILRSIDFRG; encoded by the coding sequence ATGACGCTCGCACGCGGCAGTATCAGAGGTTACGAATACGATCGCATGGTGCTCTCGTTTTCCATGATGGACGGCGCGAGGGAAGTATCCTGCGCCGTCAGTGCCTCGGCGATGGATGATCTGGAACACGTCTCGCGCACCGCGCCGGAGCAACGCGAAGCGCAATTCCTGCGATTGCGCGACCAGATCGAGCAACGCGCGTCGCGCAAGTTCGTTGCGAGAGAGTTCGAGGGCAATCCAGCCGGCATCATCCTGCGCAGCATCGATTTTCGCGGCTGA
- a CDS encoding transglutaminase family protein, translating to MKIRVGFEMLYDFPQPTPMIMVLGTHFTRASDVIVPDFLTTNPSVPITPYRDLFGNWCSRIVAPAGRMRLAADGVVRDSGLPDPVFASATQHAVEDLPTDTLVYLLGSRYCETDRLSDIAWKLFENTPPGWARVQAICEFVHRHIAFGYEHARATKTAFEAYSEGQGVCRDYAHLAITFCRCMNIPARYCTGYLGDMGTPKPWAAGDFAGWFEAYLGGRWHTFDPRSFVPRIGRILIAQGRDASDVPITQTFGPNTLVSFKVWTDEVAE from the coding sequence ATGAAGATTCGCGTCGGATTCGAAATGCTGTACGATTTCCCTCAGCCAACCCCGATGATCATGGTGCTGGGCACGCATTTCACGCGCGCCTCTGACGTCATCGTGCCCGATTTCCTGACCACCAACCCTTCGGTGCCGATCACGCCTTACCGCGACCTGTTCGGTAATTGGTGCAGCCGTATTGTCGCACCCGCCGGCCGGATGCGTCTGGCCGCCGATGGCGTCGTCCGCGACAGCGGCCTGCCGGATCCGGTGTTTGCTTCCGCGACTCAGCATGCCGTCGAGGACCTGCCCACCGACACATTGGTTTATCTGCTCGGCAGCCGCTATTGCGAGACCGACCGGCTTTCGGACATCGCGTGGAAATTGTTCGAGAACACGCCGCCGGGCTGGGCCCGGGTGCAGGCGATCTGCGAGTTCGTCCATCGCCACATCGCGTTCGGATACGAGCACGCCCGCGCCACCAAGACCGCCTTCGAAGCTTACAGCGAGGGCCAGGGCGTCTGCCGCGACTATGCCCATCTCGCCATCACGTTCTGCCGCTGCATGAACATTCCGGCGCGCTACTGCACCGGATATCTCGGCGACATGGGGACACCAAAACCCTGGGCCGCCGGCGATTTCGCCGGCTGGTTCGAGGCCTATCTCGGCGGCCGCTGGCACACTTTCGATCCCCGCAGCTTCGTGCCGCGGATCGGCCGCATCCTGATCGCGCAGGGACGCGATGCTTCCGACGTTCCGATCACCCAGACGTTCGGACCGAACACGCTGGTCAGTTTCAAGGTCTGGACCGACGAGGTCGCCGAATGA
- a CDS encoding DUF4864 domain-containing protein, with the protein MRAIVLLLAFLVSIALPARAADDIAAAQSVIRSQEQAFSHDDAAAAYSYAAPEIQQMFRQPDIFMYMVQNNYAPVYRHKSFEFGEARAADGQIAQRVHIIDADGEAWEALYTLEEQPDGSLKITGCSLLKAGQAV; encoded by the coding sequence ATGCGCGCCATCGTCCTGCTTCTCGCATTCCTGGTTTCGATCGCCCTGCCCGCCCGCGCGGCGGACGACATCGCCGCCGCGCAAAGCGTGATCCGCTCGCAGGAGCAGGCCTTCAGCCACGACGACGCTGCAGCCGCCTATTCCTATGCGGCGCCCGAGATCCAGCAGATGTTCCGGCAGCCCGACATCTTCATGTACATGGTGCAGAACAATTACGCGCCGGTCTACCGCCACAAGAGCTTCGAATTTGGCGAGGCGCGCGCCGCCGACGGCCAGATCGCCCAGCGCGTCCATATCATCGACGCCGACGGCGAGGCCTGGGAAGCGCTCTATACGCTGGAGGAGCAGCCCGACGGCAGTTTGAAGATCACGGGGTGCAGTCTGTTGAAGGCGGGACAGGCGGTGTGA